The nucleotide window CAGGCGTCCTTTCACGCTAACCGTATATTCGAAAGCCTGATTGCGGGACATGGGCTGTCCGCCGATACTACCCGCCGGCACCTGCTGATTCTGTTCGGTGATAGCCCGGGCAATATCTCCGGCAGTGAGCCCGAGTGCAGCCATCTTATCGGGGTTGAGCCATATACGCATACTATAATCCTGGGAGAACACATTTACGTCGCCCACCCCTTCAATACGGGCCAGTTCCGGTTTCAGGTAGATATTCATGTAGTTATCCAGGAATTCATGGCTGTGTTTCTCATGCGGAGTGTTGAGCCCTATTACCATCAGCATGTCATTGGAACGTTTTTTCACGGTAACGCCTACACGCCGTACTTCATCGGGAGTACTGGGTAAGGCGAGGCTTACCCTGTTTTGTACGTCGAGTGTAGCGATATCAGGGTTTGTACCGAGATTAAAGGTAACCGTAATACTCATGGAGCCGTCGTTGGCACTCACAGACTGTATGTACATCGCGCCGGGTGTACCGTTGACCTGGTTTTCTATGGGCGTGGTCACGGTTTCTTCCACGGTGGTGGAGTTGGCACCTACATAACTGGCTCTTACGTCTGTCACAGGCGGGGCGATATCGGGCAACTGCGCAATGGGCAGGTTGAACATACAGATCAACCCCACAATCACCAGGATGATGGCTATGACTATCGTGGTATTCTTGCGCTCTATAAAGGTTTTTGAAATCATACTGTGATGGCGATTTAGGATTAATGTTTACCTCCTGCTGCTGCACCACCGGCACCGGCCACGTTAACGGTATCTCCGGGCCTTACTTTCTGTTGCCCTTCTGTAATCACCCGGTCACCTGCATTAAGGCCTTCTTCCACGATGATCATGGTATCTGTAACAGGTCCGGGCTTGATAGGTGCCGGTTTTACCACATTGTCCTTTGTCAGGGTCATTACGGATGTTTCGGAGAGGTTCTGGATAATAGCTTTGGTGGGGATGGCCACCTGTGTGCCGGGGGTAGTATATTGCATGACCACTACACAGCTCATACCTGATTTGAGCAGGCCATCTCTGTTCTGGAACACAAGCCTTACGCGGATGGTACCGGTTTGCGGGTCAACGATGTTATTGATCGTTTGTATTTTTCCCTGTTCTCCGTAGGTCTCACCGCTGGTAAATTTCAGGAAGAACTTTTCATCACCTTGTCCTTTCTGGATGCGCAGGAACTGGGGGATGCTGGCCTGGGGCACATCAAAATCAGCGAAGATGGGGTGTTCATTGACGAGGGTATTGATCTGTGTCTGGCCGGCATTGACGATATCGCCGACTTTGATCAGAACGATACCGATGGAGCCGTTGGCCGGGGCGCGGATCACCGAGTGGTTAACATCTGTACCAGCTTTAGCGACGGCTGCCTTAGCAGCGGCTACATTGGCTTTGGCGGTGAGCACGGCAGTATAGGCCTGGTCTACCGTTTGTCGGGAGATGGCGTCATGTTCGAGCAGTGTTTTATATCTTTCGTAGTCTCTCTGTTTCTGTGCGAGATCAGCTTCCGCCTGTTGCTGGCTGGCGGTCGTCTGGCCATAGGCAGCCACATAGCGGCTTTTATCGATATCATACAGTGGCTGACCTTTTTTCACCATACTTCCATCTTTTACTCTTATGCCGGAGAGAAAACCGGTCACATCAGAGCGGATTGCTACCACATCATGCGCTACCAGTGTGCCGGGAAACTGTGTACTCACCGTATAGGAAGCCGCCACGACTTCCTGTACCATTACAGTAGCTTTCATCTTGCCCATCATGGCCGCCTGCTGTTTTTTCTTACCTCCGCCGCAGGCTGTGCCCAGGAGCGCGATCATGAATATTATCCAATTTGATTTCAGGTACATATGGAGAAAAAATTACCAGGTTATCATGATTGTTGAGTATAGAGATTATCGGTCATCTGTCTATTTAATCCTTCCCATTGCTTTGTCCAGGTCCGTTTTGCTGATCAGCGTGTTCAGCATGGCGTTGATATAATCTGTTCGGGCCTGGGTGAGCTCACTTTCCGCTGAAATCACGTCCAGGCTGGTAGCCACCCCTTGTTCAAACTTCAGCACGATTCTGTCGTAAATGCCCTGCGTGAGTGCCATGTTGGTCTTCTGTGTCACAAACGTGGCTTTATTATTCTCGTAGGCAGTATTGGCGCTCTGCACTTCCAGTTTGATCTGCTGGGAGAGGAAATCAAGATCATTACGGGATTTCTGCAGGGTGATGTTGAGTTCCCTGATCTGGTGTAGTCTTTCTGTTCCCGTAAAAATGGGCCATGTTAAATTGATGCCTAAAGCGGAAGCGCCGAAGTTATGTTTATACAGGTCTGCGAGATAGGTAGAGAAGTAGTTGAAGCCATAATTGACGTAAAAGTTCAGCTGTGGCAGATAAGCCAGCTTTTTACTTTTCAGGTTCAATTCGTTGAGGGCTATCTGGGTGGTTTGTATACCATATTCGATGCGGTCTTCCACTTTATAGTTGAGGGTATCTGAGGAGAATGATTCTACGTTGAGGTCCTGTACGGTTTCACGTAGTTCGAGGTTACTTTCCTGGGTCATGCCCATCTGGAATTTCAGTAACTGTATCGAATATACGAGCAAGCGGATCTGGTTTTCTATCTGGGTAACGCTGTTGTTGTAGGACACTGCGATACGGTCTACGTCAACCCTTTCGGCTACGCCTGCGTCGTAGCGGGCTTTGGTATCGGAATAGGTTTTACGGAGTTGTTCGAGATTGGCCCTGGAGAGGCGGATATTTTCCTGATTGGTGAGCACAGCGTAGTAGGCTTTGGTGATGGCTACCCTGGTATCTATTTCGGTGCGGATATATGTTTTGGCTGACAGTCCGCGGTACACGCGGGAGGCTTTCAGGCCGATAAAATAATCGCTCCGGAAAAGGACCTGGTCCAGTTCTCCGGTGATGTTGGAAGACAGGCGGGTACCAAATTGCACCGGTATTTTTTTGTCGTAGTTGCCATTGGCAATATCAGGAATAAGCGATGTCGGCAACTTCAGGTTGTCTGTAAAGTTGCCTGTAATATTACCATGTGGAAATAATTTGGCGGTAGCTTCCTTTACCTGTTCCTGGGAGAAATTGATGTCCAGATTGGCATTTACAACGTCGTGATGATGCGTGATCCCGTATTGTATGCATTCAGCCAGATTAAAGGCATAATCCCCCCTGGTTGTATCCATTTGCCCGTAAGTGGCATGTAGTCCTGACAAAAAAAGCGTAGCCATCAGTAAAAGGGTACAACGCATACTTATAACATTGAAAGTATATGATGATTGACAGATACTTAACAACAGAAAAAAGAAAAGGTTGTGCACAAGTGATGGACGGTAGCCGGCGGGAAAGCGGCAGATAACGGGTTAGTCAGGCCAGCACAGGAATACAGCAGAGGCCTGGTTCCCGAATATACGAAAACGTGATTAAAAACGGTGGTGGGGTCGCTTTATTCAGCTTTTCGTATATTGCTGAAAAGCTATACGTTTTTATTATGTCTATGTCAGTTATTAAGGAAGCTAAACCGGTACATCGTGAGTTTGAGCTGGACCGGGCGGTGTTGTTCAGCGATGCCGTATTTGCTATTGCCATTACCCTGTTAATCATCGAAATCAAGCTGCCGCAAATGCCGGGCAAGATGCCTGTGGACAATTATATGCAGCTGCTGAAGCCCTTTCTGCTGGAGTTTTTCACCTTTGCGATGAGTTTTCTGTTCATCGGCACATTCTGGAAATGGCATCTGCAGTTATGTCGTTTTTTGCAGCATTATGATGATGGGTTGATACATCGTAATCTTTTTTTCCTGTTTTTTATTGTCACCTTTCCATTTTCCACGGCGGGGATAATGCATATGGGCAGCCATTTTATGCTGCCACTGTACGTATACCTGTTTAATCTGGCCGGTTGTATGGCGGGGCTGTTCTGGATCAGTTATTATATTTTTCAGCGTAAACCCGGACTGGTGGTGGCAGGACTGCATATGGAAAAGGAACTGCTTTATCAGCGGTTGAAATATAATTTTCTGACGATGAGCACCGGGTTTACCATCATAGCCATGGCATACTTCATCTTCCCGGAAAACACCACTATGCAAAATATCAGTTTCTTCCTGATCCCTGTGCTGATCTTCTTCAATCATTTCAGGCTCAAGATAAAAAAACGTAATACGCTTCGCCTGGTGCATATCGGGGACAAATCGAGTTCATCATGATGGAAGTAGACAAAAGAGACGGACAATTTCTACAGCGAGTCATCCGTAAGTGGCAGCAGGACAAACTGATCAGTGATGCACAGGCGGAAGATCTGCAGCAGAGTTATTCCATCCGCAACAGCGACTGGCAAACCATCACCCTGTACATCTTTATAGCAGCCCTTTCCTGTGCTCTGATGGCATTTGGTTCATTGGTACTGGATGAGAAGTGGATAGAAATTATCCGGAAGAAGTTTTCCCTGACAGATGGTGTGATCGCCTTTTTATTTGGTGCGCTGACTGTTTTCCTTTGTTACCAGGGCTGGCGCCGCAACCGGCATCATGCGTCCTTTTCCTTTAACCGTGAGCTGTTCTGGCTGTTGCCTATACTGAGTACAGGCGTTACCGTGGTATATCTTGGCAAAAGTGTGGGATATCTTGGCGGCAACTATGGCGTTTTCTGGCTGCTGGCCACGGCCGTATATGCGGTGGTGGCGCTGACGCTGCATTCCCGGCTGTTGTGGATTGCCACGCTGCTCTGTCTGATACCGGCTTACGTAAAGCTGACTTATTACCTTACCAACAATGGTCCTTATTTTCTGGGGATGAACCTTGCCTGCCGGATGGCTTTGCTGGCGCTGCTGCTGATAGCAGCAGGATGGGTGATGAAACACCGGGCTGTTTTTCTTCCGGCCAAAGAGATTACCTGGGCCGGTGGCTGGTTACTATTCATGCTTTCCGGCTGGCTGATTTCCATCTTCGGCAATTGTGGTACCTGGCAGGAATGGCAGGCATTGCGGCAGGTGCATCTGTTGTGGTGGGTAGTTGTTTTCAGTGCACAGTGTGTCCTTACCCTCCTGCTGGGCATCCGTATCAAGGATGATCTGCTGCGGGACATGGGAGTGATATTCCTGTTGCTGGATCTTTATACCCGTTATTTCGAATATCTG belongs to Chitinophaga sp. HK235 and includes:
- a CDS encoding TMEM175 family protein, encoding MSMSVIKEAKPVHREFELDRAVLFSDAVFAIAITLLIIEIKLPQMPGKMPVDNYMQLLKPFLLEFFTFAMSFLFIGTFWKWHLQLCRFLQHYDDGLIHRNLFFLFFIVTFPFSTAGIMHMGSHFMLPLYVYLFNLAGCMAGLFWISYYIFQRKPGLVVAGLHMEKELLYQRLKYNFLTMSTGFTIIAMAYFIFPENTTMQNISFFLIPVLIFFNHFRLKIKKRNTLRLVHIGDKSSSS
- a CDS encoding TolC family protein is translated as MATLFLSGLHATYGQMDTTRGDYAFNLAECIQYGITHHHDVVNANLDINFSQEQVKEATAKLFPHGNITGNFTDNLKLPTSLIPDIANGNYDKKIPVQFGTRLSSNITGELDQVLFRSDYFIGLKASRVYRGLSAKTYIRTEIDTRVAITKAYYAVLTNQENIRLSRANLEQLRKTYSDTKARYDAGVAERVDVDRIAVSYNNSVTQIENQIRLLVYSIQLLKFQMGMTQESNLELRETVQDLNVESFSSDTLNYKVEDRIEYGIQTTQIALNELNLKSKKLAYLPQLNFYVNYGFNYFSTYLADLYKHNFGASALGINLTWPIFTGTERLHQIRELNITLQKSRNDLDFLSQQIKLEVQSANTAYENNKATFVTQKTNMALTQGIYDRIVLKFEQGVATSLDVISAESELTQARTDYINAMLNTLISKTDLDKAMGRIK
- a CDS encoding efflux RND transporter periplasmic adaptor subunit; this translates as MIALLGTACGGGKKKQQAAMMGKMKATVMVQEVVAASYTVSTQFPGTLVAHDVVAIRSDVTGFLSGIRVKDGSMVKKGQPLYDIDKSRYVAAYGQTTASQQQAEADLAQKQRDYERYKTLLEHDAISRQTVDQAYTAVLTAKANVAAAKAAVAKAGTDVNHSVIRAPANGSIGIVLIKVGDIVNAGQTQINTLVNEHPIFADFDVPQASIPQFLRIQKGQGDEKFFLKFTSGETYGEQGKIQTINNIVDPQTGTIRVRLVFQNRDGLLKSGMSCVVVMQYTTPGTQVAIPTKAIIQNLSETSVMTLTKDNVVKPAPIKPGPVTDTMIIVEEGLNAGDRVITEGQQKVRPGDTVNVAGAGGAAAGGKH